A genomic segment from Streptosporangiales bacterium encodes:
- a CDS encoding MFS transporter — MGPGPRAGLVGLLVASGISAAGTRVSVVALPWLVLVTTGSAAQTGVIAFAEMLPYVLLQALAAPLVDRFGGRRVSILCDAASVVILGVTVVLYDTGGLPFWALCGLVALLGAVRGPGENAKHVLIPDIVTAAGLPLERGAGLLDGVSRAGSLVGLPLGGVLAATIGAGNALLVDAATFGVAGVLILALVRVPRPAHARAARPEGGSGVRGYVDDMREGLRFLVHDPLLRAIGLMVLATNLVDQAYTAVLLPVWAKTVFGSATIIGLVGGAAGLGALVGNLIFSVIAHRLPRRITFAICFLVAGAPRFFLLAWTDSLVVIVTVVAVTSLSIGAINPLLGAAEFERIPERMRARVLGAVGSLAWAGIPVGGLLGGWLASGVGITWALVAFGTAYLVATLLPFFQPAWRLMDRDRTRPPGQPFSRRLRTAVAPARAATSTTPTPPATAVVVPAPVVSPARDGAAEGAGDAVVEVDGPLDCPPTASPQPRAG; from the coding sequence GTGGGCCCGGGTCCTCGCGCCGGCCTGGTCGGCCTCCTCGTCGCCTCGGGCATCTCCGCGGCCGGCACCCGCGTGTCGGTGGTGGCGCTGCCCTGGCTGGTCCTCGTCACGACCGGCAGCGCCGCGCAGACCGGTGTCATCGCGTTCGCCGAGATGCTGCCGTACGTCCTGCTGCAGGCGCTCGCGGCGCCGCTGGTCGACCGGTTCGGCGGACGCCGGGTCAGCATCCTGTGCGACGCCGCGAGCGTCGTGATCCTGGGCGTGACCGTCGTGCTCTACGACACCGGCGGGTTGCCGTTCTGGGCGCTGTGCGGTCTCGTCGCCCTACTGGGCGCGGTCCGCGGCCCGGGCGAGAACGCCAAGCACGTGCTCATCCCCGACATCGTCACCGCGGCCGGGCTCCCGCTCGAGCGCGGCGCGGGCCTGCTCGACGGTGTGTCGAGGGCCGGCAGCCTGGTCGGCCTGCCGCTCGGCGGGGTGCTCGCGGCGACGATCGGCGCCGGCAACGCGCTCCTCGTCGACGCCGCGACGTTCGGGGTCGCCGGTGTCCTGATCCTCGCGCTCGTACGGGTGCCGCGGCCGGCGCACGCCAGGGCGGCCCGACCCGAGGGCGGGTCGGGCGTCCGCGGCTACGTCGATGACATGCGCGAGGGCCTGCGGTTCCTCGTCCACGACCCGCTGCTGCGGGCGATCGGCCTCATGGTCCTCGCGACGAACCTCGTGGACCAGGCGTACACCGCCGTGCTGCTGCCGGTGTGGGCGAAGACGGTCTTCGGCTCCGCGACGATCATCGGCCTCGTCGGCGGCGCGGCGGGCCTGGGGGCGCTCGTCGGCAACCTGATCTTCAGCGTGATCGCGCACCGCCTGCCGCGGCGGATCACGTTCGCGATCTGCTTCCTCGTCGCAGGGGCGCCGCGCTTCTTCCTGCTGGCCTGGACCGACTCCCTCGTCGTCATCGTGACGGTCGTCGCCGTGACGAGCCTGTCCATCGGCGCGATCAACCCGCTGCTCGGTGCGGCGGAGTTCGAGCGCATCCCCGAACGGATGCGGGCGCGCGTCCTCGGCGCGGTCGGGTCGCTCGCCTGGGCCGGCATCCCCGTCGGCGGGCTACTCGGCGGGTGGCTCGCGTCCGGCGTGGGCATCACCTGGGCGCTGGTCGCGTTCGGCACGGCCTACCTCGTCGCCACGCTGCTCCCGTTCTTCCAGCCGGCCTGGCGCCTGATGGACCGCGACCGCACCCGTCCGCCCGGTCAGCCCTTCTCGCGACGCCTGCGCACGGCGGTCGCGCCGGCCAGGGCCGCGACGAGCACGACACCCACGCCGCCGGCCACCGCGGTGGTCGTGCCCGCACCGGTCGTATCGCCGGCACGAGACGGGGCGGCCGAGGGAGCGGGTGACGCCGTGGTCGAGGTCGACGGTCCACTCGACTGCCCGCCCACCGCCTCTCCGCAACCGCGGGCCGGGTAG
- a CDS encoding helix-turn-helix domain-containing protein — translation MPRNLCKDLLAKVPLHSILGIGGEQDDELRHRGAGEDRPAARGGRQRASRRARHEGPQGRAALRQGAHPTGDGEAARRMSGDGEPAAGEERTYPRGFDPERDVLLDARSLRGIAHPLRNQLLGLLRHEGPSTATKLAQRLGLSSAATSYHLRQLAEYGFVVEDEGRGKTRERWWKSAHRSTWFDRSMLTSDADDEGETDALAEEYLRGVADKYIETIRAHVAESPSMPVEWQQVGNMSDVLLALTPDDATRLVEEIQDVIRRYPRYDATRVPTDGRPVSLQYQLMPRTIRPAADQESGPGDGDGDGDEEA, via the coding sequence ATGCCGAGAAATCTATGCAAAGATCTCTTGGCAAAGGTTCCTTTGCACAGTATTCTCGGCATCGGAGGTGAGCAGGATGATGAGCTACGACATCGTGGTGCAGGAGAGGATCGCCCGGCTGCGCGAGGAGGCCGACAGCGTGCGTCGCGTCGAGCGCGTCATGAAGGTCCGCAAGGCCGAGCGGCGCTTCGTCAAGGCGCGCACCCGACTGGCGACGGCGAAGCTGCACGCCGCATGAGCGGCGACGGCGAGCCGGCGGCCGGCGAGGAACGGACGTACCCGCGCGGGTTCGACCCCGAGCGGGACGTCCTGCTCGACGCCAGGTCGCTGCGGGGCATCGCACACCCGCTGCGCAACCAGCTGCTCGGCCTGCTCCGGCACGAGGGGCCGTCCACCGCGACGAAGCTCGCCCAGCGACTCGGGCTGAGCTCCGCGGCGACGAGCTACCACCTGCGCCAACTGGCCGAGTACGGGTTCGTCGTCGAGGACGAGGGCAGGGGCAAGACGCGGGAGCGCTGGTGGAAGTCTGCGCACCGGTCCACCTGGTTCGACCGGTCCATGCTCACGTCCGACGCCGACGACGAGGGCGAGACCGACGCGCTCGCGGAGGAGTACCTGCGCGGCGTCGCGGACAAGTACATCGAGACCATCAGGGCCCACGTCGCCGAGAGTCCGTCGATGCCGGTCGAGTGGCAGCAGGTGGGCAACATGTCCGACGTGCTGCTGGCCCTGACCCCCGACGATGCCACGCGGCTCGTCGAGGAGATCCAGGACGTCATCCGCCGGTACCCGCGGTACGACGCCACGCGGGTGCCGACAGACGGCCGGCCGGTGTCACTGCAGTACCAGCTCATGCCCCGCACGATCAGGCCGGCCGCCGACCAGGAGTCCGGACCCGGCGACGGTGACGGCGACGGAGACGAGGAGGCCTGA